One Hevea brasiliensis isolate MT/VB/25A 57/8 chromosome 5, ASM3005281v1, whole genome shotgun sequence genomic region harbors:
- the LOC131180016 gene encoding ATP synthase subunit alpha, mitochondrial encodes MEFSPRAAELTTLLESRITNYYTNFQVDEIGRVVSVGDGIARVYGLNEIQAGEMVEFASGVKGIALNLENENVGIVVFGSDTAIKEGDLVKRTGSIVDVPAGKAMLGRVVDALGVPIDGRGALSDHERRRVEVKAPGIIERKSVHEPMQTGLKAVDSLVPIGRGQRELIIGDRQTGKTAIAIDTILNQKQMNSRATSESETLYCVYVAIGQKRSTVAQLVQILSEANALEYSILVAATASDPAPLQFLAPYSGCAMGEYFRDNGMHALIIYDDLSKQAVAYRQMSLLLRRPPGREAFPGDVFYLHSRLLERAAKRSDQTGAGSLTALPVIETQAGDVSAYIPTNVIPITDGQICLETELFYRGIRPAINVGLSVSRVGSAAQLKAMKQVCGSSKLELAQYREVAALAQFGSDLDAATQALLNRGARLTEVPKQPQYAPLPIEKQILVIYAAVNGFCDRMPLDRISQYERAIPSSIKPELLQSLLEKGGLTNERKMEPDAFLKESALPFL; translated from the coding sequence ATGGAATTTTCTCCCAGAGCTGCGGAACTAACAACTCTATTAGAAAGTCGAATTACCAACTATTACACAAATTTTCAAGTGGATGAGATCGGTCGAGTGGTCTCAGTTGGAGATGGGATTGCACGTGTTTATGGATTAAACGAGATTCAAGCTGGGGAAATGGTTGAATTTGCCAGCGGTGTGAAAGGAATAGCGTTGAATCTTGAGAATGAGAATGTAGGGATTGTTGTCTTTGGTAGTGATACCGCTattaaagaaggagatcttgtcaaGCGCACTGGATCTATTGTGGATGTTCCTGCGGGAAAGGCTATGCTAGGGCGTGTGGTCGACGCGTTGGGAGTACCTATTGATGGAAGAGGGGCTCTAAGCGATCACGAGCGAAGACGTGTCGAAGTGAAAGCCCCTGGGATTATTGAACGTAAATCTGTGCACGAGCCTATGCAAACAGGGTTAAAAGCGGTAGATAGCTTGGTTCCTATAGGCCGTGGTCAACGAGAACTTATAATCGGGGACCGACAAACTGGAAAAACAGCTATTGCTATCGATACCATATTAAACCAAAAGCAAATGAACTCAAGGGCCACCTCTGAGAGTGAGACATTGTATTGTGTCTATGTAGCGATTGGACAGAAACGCTCAACTGTGGCACAATTAGTTCAAATTCTTTCAGAAGCGAATGCTTTAGAATATTCCATTCTTGTAGCAGCCACCGCCTCGGATCCTGCTCCTCTGCAATTTCTGGCCCCATATTCTGGGTGTGCCATGGGGGAATATTTCCGCGATAATGGAATGCACGCATTAATAATCTATGATGATCTTAGTAAACAGGCCGTGGCATATCGACAAATGTCATTATTGTTACGCCGACCACCAGGCCGTGAGGCTTTCCCAGGCGATGTTTTCTATTTACATTCCCGTCTCTTAGAAAGAGCCGCTAAACGATCGGACCAGACAGGTGCAGGTAGCTTGACCGCCTTACCCGTCATTGAAACACAAGCTGGAGACGTATCGGCCTATATTCCTACCAATGTGATCCCCATTACTGATGGACAAATCTGTTTGGAAACAGAGCTCTTTTATCGCGGAATTAGACCTGCTATTAACGTCGGCTTATCTGTCAGTCGCGTCGGGTCTGCCGCTCAGTTGAAAGCTATGAAACAAGTCTGCGGTAGTTCAAAACTGGAATTGGCACAATATCGCGAAGTGGCCGCCCTTGCTCAATTTGGCTCAGACCTTGATGCTGCGACTCAGGCATTACTCAATAGAGGCGCAAGGCTTACAGAAGTACCGAAACAACCACAATATGCACCACTTCCAATTGAAAAACAAATTCTAGTCATTTATGCAGCTGTCAATGGATTCTGTGATCGAATGCCACTAGACAGAATTTCTCAATATGAGAGAGCCATTCCAAGTAGTATAAAACCAGAATTACTACAATCCCTTTTAGAAAAAGGTGGGTTAACTAACGAAAGAAAGATGGAACCAGATGCATTCTTAAAAGAAAGCGCTTTGCCTTTCCTATGA